The nucleotide sequence TCATCCTTGGCGGCGGAACCGGCGGCTATGTAGCGGCTATCCGTTCTGCCCAGCTCGGCTTGAAAACGGCAATCGTCGAAAAAGGAAATCTTGGCGGCACATGCCTCCATAAAGGATGCATTCCAAGCAAAGCGCTGCTGCGCAGCGCAGAAGTGTATTCAACGACGAAAAACCACGCAGCTGATTTCGGTGTGAATACCGGAGAAGTCTCCCTGGATTTTTCACGTGTACAGCAGCGTAAGCAAGGAATTGTGGACCAATTGCACGCAGGTGTCCAAGGTTTGATGAAAAAAGGCAAAATCGATGTTTACGAAGGAATCGGCCGCATTTTGGGGCCGTCCATCTTTTCGCCGAATGCCGGTACGGTTTCCGTGGAAATGGCAAATGGCGAAGAAAACGAAATGCTGATACCGCATAACGTCATCATTGCGACAGGTTCGCGCCCCCGCACACTGCCTGGCTTGACGATTGACGGCCAGTTTGTCATGAGTTCTGACGAAGCGCTTCAAATGGAAGAACTTCCGAAGTCGATTTTGATTGTCGGCGGCGGCGTTATTGGCATCGAATGGGCTTCCATGCTCAACGATTTTGGCGTTGATGTAACGGTCATCGAATACGCAGACCGCATCATTCCAACAGAAGACAAAGACATTTCCAAAGAAATGCAGAAATTGTTAACGAAAAAAGGCATCAAATTTGCGACGAGCGCCAAAGTTTTGGCGGATACTCTTCAAACCGGCGATAACGGCGTAACCATTCAAGCGGAGCTGAAAGCCGGCAACGAAACTTTCAGTGCTGAAAAAATGCTGGTATCGGTCGGGCGCCAGGCAAATGTTGAAAACATCGGCTTGGAAAACACCGACATCATTGTTGAAAAAGGCTTTATTCAAGTAAAAGACACGTTCCAGACGAAAGAATCCCATATTTATGCCATCGGCGATGTCATCGGCGGATTGCAATTGGCGCACGTTGCGTCGCATGAAGGAATTACGGCAGTCGAGCATATTAAAGGCAATAAGCCGCATGCCATCAATTACGATTTGGTTTCGCGCTGCATTTATTCAAGCCCGGAAGCGTCAAGCGTCGGCATTACGGAGCAGCAGGCAAAAGACAAAGGCTTTGATGTCAAAGTAGGCAAGTTCTCGTTCAAAGCGATCGGCAAAGCGCTTGTATACGGAGAATCTGACGGTTTTGTCAAAATCATCGCAGATAAAGCGACAAACGATATTCTCGGGGTCCATATGATTGGGCCGCATGTGACGGATATGATTTCAGAAGCAGGCCTTGCCATGGTTCTGGATGCGACGCCTTGGGAAATCGCCGATACGATCCATCCGCATCCGACACTTTCCGAAGTGATGGGCGAAGCGGCTCTGGCTGTAGACGGCAAAGCGATTCATAGTTAAAGGAGGAATTTCAATGGTTACAAAACACGAAGAAGTTGGATTGACCAGCGAAGATTTGCTGAAAATTTACGAAACGATGCTGACGGCACGCCGCGTCGATGAGCGCATGTGGCTCCTCAACCGTGCAGGAAAAATCCCATTTGTTATTTCTTGCCAAGGGCAGGAAGCTGCACAAGTTGGCGCTGCTTATGCACTGGACAACACAAAAGATTATGTCGCTCCTTATTACCGCGACCTTGGCGTAGTCCTTCATTTCGGCATGACGCCAAAAGATTTGATGCTGTCGGCGTTTGCCAAAGCTGAAGATCCAAACTCAGGCGGCCGCCAAATGCCAGGGCATTTCGGCCAGAAGAAAAACCGCATTTTGACGGGTTCTTCGCCGGTTACAACACAGCTGCCTCACGCAGTCGGTGTGGCTCTTGCTGGGAAAATGAAGAAACAGGATTTCATTACATTCAACACATTGGGTGAAGGTTCATCCAACCAAGGCGATTTCCATGAAGGCTTGAACTTTGCAGGCGTACATAAATTGCCGGTCATCACAATGGTTGAAAACAACAAATACGCAATTTCCGTTCCATTTGACCGCCAAGTGGCGAGCAAAAACGTTTCGGACCGGGCCATCGGATACGGTATGCCAGGGGTGACGATTGATGGGAACGATCCGATTGAAGTCTACAAACACGTAAAAGAAGCAGCTGACCGCGCACGCCGCGGCGAAGGGCCGAGCCTGATTGAGACGGTTTCCGAACGGATGACCGCCCACTCATCAGACGATGACCACCGCCAGTACCGTTCGGCTGATGAATTAGCAGCGCAAAAAGAAAAAGACCCGATCTTGACTTTCGGCGCTTACTTGAAAGAACACAACATCATGGATGATCAGCTTGAAAAAGAAATTAATGACCGCATCATGGCGATTGTCAATGAAGCGACCGACTATGCGGAAAATGCAGCATATGCCGAACCGGAACATGCCTTAAAATACGTCTACGCTGAAGGAGGAAACGAATAATGGCAGTTATGAACTATATTGACGCCATCACGCTTGCCATGAAAGAAGAGATGGAACGTGACGAAAACGTTTTTGTTCTTGGAGAAGACGTTGGTAAAAAAGGCGGCGTATTTAAAGCGACACAAGGGTTGTACGACCAATTCGGAGAAGACCGCGTAGTGGATACGCCGCTTGCTGAATCTGCAATTGCGGGCGTCGGCATCGGTGCAGCCATGTACGGTTTGCGCCCGATTGCGGAATTCCAGTTTGCGGACTTTATCATGCCTGCCGTTAACCAGATCATTTCGGAAGCTTCGCGCATCCGTTACCGTTCAAACAACGACTGGTCCTGTCCGATCGTTTTCCGTGCACCATTCGGGGGCGGCGTCCACGGTGCGTTATACCATTCCCAATCAGTGGAAGCGGTATTCGCCAACCAGCCTGGGCTTAAAATCGTTATTCCATCCACTCCTTACGACGCAAAAGGTCTTTTAAAAGCGGCTATCCGCGACGAAGATCCGGTCATGTTTTTCGAACATAAACGCGCTTACCGCCTGATCAAAGGCGAAGTGCCGGAAGAAGATTACACCATCGAAATCGGCAAAGCGGACGTCAAACGCGAAGGCGACGACATTACCGTCATCACGTACGGACTGGCTGTGCATTTCGCCCTTCAAGCGGCAGAACGCCTTGCTGAAGACGGCATTTCAGCGCACGTTCTGGATCTTCGCACAATTTATCCATTGGATAAAGAAGCGATCATCGAAGCGGCCAAGAAAACGGGCAAAGTCCTTCTGGTGACAGAAGACAACAAAGAAGGAAGCATCATCGGCGAAGTGGCAGCGATCATCGCTGAAAACTGCCTGTTCGACCTGGACGCCCCGATCCGCCGTTTGGCTGGACCGGACGTTCCGGCAATGGCTTACGCTCCGACCATGGAAAAATACTTCATGATCAACCCGGACAAAGTAGAAAAAGCAATGCGGGAACTAGCGGAGTTTTAAGATAGAAAAGCGAAAAGAGCTGTTCAGCTTCGAAAGGCATAAGACGATCCGGCGAAGCGGCGTTCTTTGCCGCACAGTCGGAGTGGCTTATGTCCCGAGAAGCTGGCTCTTGCAGCTAGACAAGAAAAGCGGAAGCGCCTGTTCAGCTCCGACAAGCGCTGGAAGGCTGGGCAGTGATGGCGATTTTTGCCATCGCCGACCAGTCTGAAGCGTCTCGAGGAGCTAGGCGCTACAGCTAGACAAGAAAAGCGGAGTCGCCTGTCCAGTCCCGACAGGCAAGTCATGTTCCAAATGGAATTTGGGACGTGACTTTGCGACGAAGCACGAAGTGCTGCAGGAGCATATGTTTTCAGGTAGAACACTACGGAAATCCTGATTTCCGTAGTGGGCTGACTTAAGACCCCGAGGGACTAGGCGACGGAGCTAGACAACAAGAAAACCGGAAGCGCCACAGACGCTCCAAAGTACGATAAAAGCAGTTAAGGAGGAATCCCTTTGGCTATTGAAAATATAAAAATGCCTCAGCTAGGCGAAAGTGTGACGGAAGGAACGATTGAAAAATGGCTCGTTCAACCCGGTGACCACGTCAATAAGTACGATCCTTTGGCGGAAGTCAACACCGATAAAGTAACAGCAGAAGTGCCATCTTCCTTTACCGGTACGATTAAAGAATTAATCGCTGCAGAAGGCGAAACACTGGCGGTAGGCGAAATCGTCTGCACCATCGAAACCGAAGGTGGCGACTCAGCTCCGGCAGCAGAAGCTGAAGCACAGCCTGCCAATGTCGGCAAAGAAAACGTCATGCCGGCAGATGACACAAAACCGACTTCCGGCTTGAACGGAACGAAAGGCTCTTCCCAACCGGCACGCCCGGAAGGATCGAAAGCCCGCTATTCACCTGCT is from Planococcus liqunii and encodes:
- the lpdA gene encoding dihydrolipoyl dehydrogenase, with amino-acid sequence MAQNYDVVILGGGTGGYVAAIRSAQLGLKTAIVEKGNLGGTCLHKGCIPSKALLRSAEVYSTTKNHAADFGVNTGEVSLDFSRVQQRKQGIVDQLHAGVQGLMKKGKIDVYEGIGRILGPSIFSPNAGTVSVEMANGEENEMLIPHNVIIATGSRPRTLPGLTIDGQFVMSSDEALQMEELPKSILIVGGGVIGIEWASMLNDFGVDVTVIEYADRIIPTEDKDISKEMQKLLTKKGIKFATSAKVLADTLQTGDNGVTIQAELKAGNETFSAEKMLVSVGRQANVENIGLENTDIIVEKGFIQVKDTFQTKESHIYAIGDVIGGLQLAHVASHEGITAVEHIKGNKPHAINYDLVSRCIYSSPEASSVGITEQQAKDKGFDVKVGKFSFKAIGKALVYGESDGFVKIIADKATNDILGVHMIGPHVTDMISEAGLAMVLDATPWEIADTIHPHPTLSEVMGEAALAVDGKAIHS
- a CDS encoding alpha-ketoacid dehydrogenase subunit beta, producing MAVMNYIDAITLAMKEEMERDENVFVLGEDVGKKGGVFKATQGLYDQFGEDRVVDTPLAESAIAGVGIGAAMYGLRPIAEFQFADFIMPAVNQIISEASRIRYRSNNDWSCPIVFRAPFGGGVHGALYHSQSVEAVFANQPGLKIVIPSTPYDAKGLLKAAIRDEDPVMFFEHKRAYRLIKGEVPEEDYTIEIGKADVKREGDDITVITYGLAVHFALQAAERLAEDGISAHVLDLRTIYPLDKEAIIEAAKKTGKVLLVTEDNKEGSIIGEVAAIIAENCLFDLDAPIRRLAGPDVPAMAYAPTMEKYFMINPDKVEKAMRELAEF
- a CDS encoding thiamine pyrophosphate-dependent dehydrogenase E1 component subunit alpha, with the translated sequence MVTKHEEVGLTSEDLLKIYETMLTARRVDERMWLLNRAGKIPFVISCQGQEAAQVGAAYALDNTKDYVAPYYRDLGVVLHFGMTPKDLMLSAFAKAEDPNSGGRQMPGHFGQKKNRILTGSSPVTTQLPHAVGVALAGKMKKQDFITFNTLGEGSSNQGDFHEGLNFAGVHKLPVITMVENNKYAISVPFDRQVASKNVSDRAIGYGMPGVTIDGNDPIEVYKHVKEAADRARRGEGPSLIETVSERMTAHSSDDDHRQYRSADELAAQKEKDPILTFGAYLKEHNIMDDQLEKEINDRIMAIVNEATDYAENAAYAEPEHALKYVYAEGGNE